A segment of the bacterium genome:
AAATCGGTAAGCGTTAGAAGCGGATTTGTCGGCGTTTCCAGGAACACCATGCGCGTATTGGGTTTCATGGATTTGCGAATATTCTCCAAACCCGATGTGTCCGTGAAAGTGAATTCCAGACCGAGATTCGAAAAAATCCGCGCAAAGAGCCGGTAAGTTCCACCATAGACATTGTCTGTGCAAATGACATGGTCTCCTGCTTTGAGCAACATCGTCACAGCCGTGATGGATGCCATTCCCGAAGAAAACGCAAATCCTGCGAATCCTTTTTCGAGCACCGCAATATTCTTTTCCAATGCGCTACGCGTAGGATTCTGAGTTCTTGCGTACTCGTAACCTTTATGTTTCCCGAGCGCTTCCTGAACATAAGTGGACGTTTGAAAAATCGGAACCGTAATCGCGCCTGTTGCGGGTTCAGGTTCCTGTCCTGCATGTATTGCATCAGTGGAAAATCCCATGAGTGCCTCCAGTATCAAAATTAAACTCGAATCATATCACGACATTCTTACACTCTGTCGCACATCGGACCACGCATCGAAGGCCCGTAGTTCCACAACGAAACGACTCTGCATTTGATACCTGATTCACCCAGATCCTCACAACACTTGAAAGTGAGGAGTTTTAGAATGAAAACCAATCGGAACGTAGTTTTCGGGATGTTCATTGTTCTGCTTTGTGGACTCTCTCTTTACGGACAATCTGGTTCAACCGCTGCAATTCAATTGATAGGCAAATCGAAAATGCAAAAAGCGAATGGAGATGTTTCAACCTATCTGGACAACATCAGTCTCCGGAGTCAATCCGTGGAACAACTGGCGCAGGGCAAGTTTACGATCGTTCTCAATCCACTCTCTAACGGTCAGTATGAGCTTCAAGTTTACAGAATGGTTAAATTCGGGAAGAAAAGGGTGATGAGCACTTTTGCATCGTTGTATCAGGCCGGTATCGAATACAGCTACTCCTATGATGCGCAGAGCCAGGAAATCAAACAATATCATTTCATATGCCCGCCAAATTCCTTGACCTGCTGGGCTGATCCAGGTGATTACGCAAGCATGAAACAATTCAAATGGGGTGAAAACTTCCCGGCAAAGAATTGTTCTCAATCTGTTTTCACTTCGGAGGAATATGGACGAGAATATCTGCAAGCATCTTGTTTCCCGAATCGCGATGCGGCACTCGGCTTCGCAACCAAATTTGTGGATCACATCACGAGTAATCGCGGTTGATACCAGGAGCGGCTAGAAAGAACTTTTACCTTTATCTGAAACTGTGCCGTTCAGCTCCTGTTTTTCGAGTTGCAGTTGAAGCGCTTCGTCTTGCAATTCCTGAACCTTTGCCGACGCTTCACTTCGCTGAACAGCGGAGAGCCCGGGCATGACTTCGATGTTCATGTATTGATCGATGGCATAGCCATACTTTCCTGCCCGCCTGTAAATCTCAGCCTTCAACTGAAGAGCTTCAACCCGTTGCTGCAACTCAGCGGACGGCAGATCGATTTTCTCCAGAGTCTCCATGGCTTCTTCTTTCAACTCTGTTTCGAGGTAATAGCGGGCAAGAAGAAGCCTGGCTCGAGCAGTAGAAGCTCCTTTTTCCGGAAGCGGAGCTTTCGAAAGAATCTCTATCGCTTCCCGTATCGCGCCCTGACTGTAAACAGAAGCAGCCTGTTCGCAAAGCTGGTTGATTTTCTGATTCGAAACCAGCTGTGTCGCAGGCATCAAAATATACGGAGGCGCCGCATCGACATTTTGCACAGGGATCCATCGAAGTGTATGTAGCGCCGCAATCAGCACGGCGAGACCAAATACGGCGACTATTAGAGAGATATTGCCCTGCAGGAACCCCCAGCGCTGCCACACCGGACGCTGCTGACTTCTATAAAAATCCTGCCAGCGAGTCCACTTCGTTTCGTTTGGGGAAAACAGCGCATCACGGTCATCCTTTTCGAGCAACTGCCGCAACTGGGCATTCGAGAACACATCCTTGGGATGTATTTTCAGAATTCTTTTGTGATAAGCGATGCACTCCAGAAGATCACCGCGCGATTTTGCCAGTGTGGAAAGGCGTTGCAAAACTTGAATGTTGTCAGGATTCGCCTTTAAGGATTGTTCCAGTTGCAGCACAATAGGATCGTCATTCGAACCTCCGGAATAGCCAAGGCGGTTGCAGAGCAACTTAATCTCGTTCTCAATGTTTTTGTCCTTGGGACGCAAGAAAC
Coding sequences within it:
- a CDS encoding PLP-dependent transferase, which encodes MGFSTDAIHAGQEPEPATGAITVPIFQTSTYVQEALGKHKGYEYARTQNPTRSALEKNIAVLEKGFAGFAFSSGMASITAVTMLLKAGDHVICTDNVYGGTYRLFARIFSNLGLEFTFTDTSGLENIRKSMKPNTRMVFLETPTNPLLTLTD
- a CDS encoding protein kinase, yielding MQIKNFHIIRSLERNTLSELFLARHVHDNYYVKIRLYDQSNITNEEIREAILQRLRNAYQMRHRNIIATLDYGVEGRYMYQIQEHMDWGTLDDLLEKVSHVPPEIASFILQEILRGLQYAHSIGIFHGMLSPSRVLLSSNGIVKLHDFQFLDLKHTFLNKIHTKLKAKQQMYLAPEHLLGKEADYRCDIFSAGVIAYKMLTGRHPFLEEKSEWTVMQIIACNAKLLFELDPTLPPPMEDLVEKMIEKEPSGRLQSSEEALRMIDSYTTDFGEIRSYEVLANFLKKPGQSVDQLKALRADELLQQAAQFQIQDQSERALVAFHRARFLRPKDKNIENEIKLLCNRLGYSGGSNDDPIVLQLEQSLKANPDNIQVLQRLSTLAKSRGDLLECIAYHKRILKIHPKDVFSNAQLRQLLEKDDRDALFSPNETKWTRWQDFYRSQQRPVWQRWGFLQGNISLIVAVFGLAVLIAALHTLRWIPVQNVDAAPPYILMPATQLVSNQKINQLCEQAASVYSQGAIREAIEILSKAPLPEKGASTARARLLLARYYLETELKEEAMETLEKIDLPSAELQQRVEALQLKAEIYRRAGKYGYAIDQYMNIEVMPGLSAVQRSEASAKVQELQDEALQLQLEKQELNGTVSDKGKSSF